A genomic window from Camelus ferus isolate YT-003-E chromosome 9, BCGSAC_Cfer_1.0, whole genome shotgun sequence includes:
- the LOC116665944 gene encoding LOW QUALITY PROTEIN: zinc finger protein 83-like (The sequence of the model RefSeq protein was modified relative to this genomic sequence to represent the inferred CDS: substituted 1 base at 1 genomic stop codon) — protein MVYKCNQFGKTILQGSYLSGHQIVHIAEKLDKPDVCQRAFSQNSCLTINWRTHNGERPHKCNLCGRVFSNKTTLRSHQRIHSGEGPYRCNECGKVFTQRGSLACDHRIHSGERPYKCSEWGKTFFCSHKTTLGSHQRIHTGVKPYKYNECGKVFSHKTSLRSHHRVHTGEKLYKCNXCGKVFSTKTNLTTHQRIHSGERPYKCSECGKTFLQLSHLTQHQLIHLGEKPYKCDICGKGFGQNSCLASHQRIHTGEKPYK, from the exons ATGGTGTACAAATGTAACCAGTTTGGCAAAACCATTCTTCAAGGATCATACCTCAGTGGACATCAGATCGTCCATATAGCAGAGAAATTAGATAAACCTGATGTATGTCAAAGAGCCTTTAGTCAGAATTCATGTCTTACCATTAATTGGAGAACTCATAATGGAGAGAGACCTCACAAATGTAATTTGTGTGGCAGGGTCTTTAGTAATAAAACAACCCTTCGAAGTCACCAGAGAATTCATAGTGGAGAGGGACCTTACAGGTGTAATGAGTGTGGCAAGGTCTTTACTCAGAGAGGAAGCCTTGCATGCGATCATCGGATTCATTCTGGAGAGAGGCCTTATAAATGCAGTGAGTGGGGCAAGACCTTTT TCTGTAGTCATAAAACAACCCTTGGAagtcatcagagaattcatactggagtgAAACCTTACAAATATAATGAGTGTGGCAAGGTCTTTAGTCATAAAACAAGCCTTAGAAGTCATCACAGagttcatactggagagaaactgTACAAATGTAATTAATGTGGCAAAGTCTTTAGTACAAAAACAAACCTTACCACtcatcagagaattcattctGGAGAGAGACCTTATAAATGCAGTGAGTGTGGCAAAACCTTTCTTCAGCTCTCGCATCTCACACAACATCAACTAATTCATTTAGGAGAAAAACCATATAAATGTGATATATGTGGGAAAGGCTTTGGTCAAAATTCATGCCTTGCAagtcatcagagaattcatactggagagaaaccttataaaTGA